The DNA window TAAGGGGTTCAATTTCTGAAAATAAGGAAGATTTACTCCTCGAAACAGAAGGAAGTGTAATCGTTTATTTAAAACTATATAATAAGAAAAATATGTTGGTAGGAGCCTTTCACTTCCATGCTTCTGAAGAAAGTCTTTTGGATGCAAGGTTCTTAAATACCGTTTGTGAACGCTTTGCTATAGAAATTGATGAATATATAGAAGGTCTAAAATGAAAATATTATATATCGTATTACTGTTTCTCTTATCGTTTTGTGGTACAGCTACTGTTGATTTGCATTCTAAAATGGAATTAGCAAAATCCTATATTACTGAGCATAAGTTAGAAGAAGCTATAAAAGTCTACAATTCCATTTTAATAGTGAATTCCCAATTTCGTCCGGCTTTAATTCATAAAGGTAAAGCTTTATTTTATCTGGGTAAATACGAAGAATCTAAAAGCACATTCTCTAAAGCCTACAAGTTAAATATTGCAGATTTATATGCTGCTTTTTGGATGTATAAAGCTGAATTTGCAGATGGTAAAGGAGATAAGGATCTCAAGAAGCATTTATATGCTTTAAGTGAATTAAATATATCTAATCTTGAACTACTTTATCAAAGAGCCAAGCTATCTGAAGAAGATGGTGGTGTTCAAGAAGCACTGGAAATGTATCAGAAAGCCCTTGATGAAGAACCACAATTAATCTTAATCTATCTTCGATTATATTCCCACTACAAGAAAGCAGGAATGAATATGAAAGCTTTAGAATTTTATGAGAAAGCAGTTCTTCTTTCAAAGAATTATCCATCTCTTTATAATAAAATAGTAGAGGTTAAAAATAAATTAAAATGAAGCTAATTGAACTAAGCATAAATAAATTGAATGAACTTCCTCTTCGAAAAAGAAGAATGGCTAAAGTATTTTATCTAAAAAGTCTTAAAAAGATAAAAAGAATAAATGTGAAAAGTATAATCCTTCTTGGAATTATATATATTCTATATACTAGCACTAGTAGTATGCCCTTTTATAAGAAGTATATCAACTCTTTTTTTTATAAAAATACAAGTACAAAAGATATAAGAAAAGTCAAGGTGAAGACTGAAGAAATAAATGCCAAAGAGCTTCGATATGAAGTTCAAACATACGGTAAAATACTACCCACAGAGAAAGTTGATATAAGTTCAAGGATCAGATCGTATATTACAAAAATATATGTAAAGGAAGGGGATGTTGTAAAAAAAGGACAAATCCTTGTAAGCCTCAATCCGAGTAGTCTTCAACTCGATTTAAAGAAAATGCAGGCCAAAAAAGAAAGCATGAAAGCCTCTCTGGCCTTATCTACAGCAAAATACGAAAAAGCTAAAAAACTGGCAGAAATCAAGTTATTGGAAATTGATAACAAGCTTGTTCACTTAAAAGAAGTTAAAGTCGAGTTGGATAAAACGAAAGGTACCTACCTGGCTAAAACAAGATTATTAAATGCCGGAGGAGTAAGCCGGGAAGAACATGCTACAGTGAAACTCCTCTTAGCTTCAATCGAAGCCAAATATATTCTTGCTAAGAACGATTTGGAAATGGCAAAAATTGGATACAGAAAGAAAGATCTACAGACAGAGAATAAAAATATAGAGGACTTTATCAGACTCAACACAGAAAGCGAAAAAGCTGAAGTTGAGTTAGCAAAAGCAAATCTTAAAATGACAGAAATTGAATGTCTGGCAATTATAGATTTACTGAAGGATGCGGAAATTTTATCTCCAATAGAAGCTGTAGTGGAGTCTATAAATAAAAATGTGGGTGAATTGCATGAGGGTTCCGGTAATGCCGGTAGGTCTGCTATTTTAAATCTTCTGGGTATACAGGAAGTTTATGCCTCAGTACCGGTAAGGGAAGCTGATCTCAAAGAATTCGGAAAGGAAGCTGAGCTGGTATTTAGTTTAGATGCTTATCCCGGTAAAACTTTCTCTTCGGATTTATCGATTATTAATCCGGTTGTAGATCCAAAAAATCATAGCTATGAAGTCAAGGCTCTAATTAAAAACTCAAAGCTTGAACTTCGCCCGGGGATGTTTCTCAGGGCCAGGCTCATTAGCAAACAAAAGTCAGCAAAAATTCTAATTCCTCAATCTGCATTAATTCCTTCTTCAGACAAAAGATTTTATGTTTATCTTATAAAGCATAAAACCGCATATAAACAATTTGTAACTAAAGGTAAGGAATATGGAAATTCTATTGAAATCATAGAGGGCTTAAAACCTAAAGATCTAATCGCTATAGATAATCTTAGCGAATTATCAGAAGGAATAGAAATAGAATAAAATGAGATTATTCCAGAAGTTTTTAATAAAGAGACCGATCAGTACCTCCGCATTATTTTTAAGTTTTGTAATACTCGGATTGATTTCTCTTACAAAGCTTGAAATTAGATTATTACCTGCATTAGATTTACCTTCTATAACGGTTGTAACAGGTATGCCGGGATATGCAGCAGATGAAGTAGAAAGCCTTGTGAGTAAACCTATTATTGAAACCTTAAGCTCTGTTCCAGGAATAAAAAATATATATTCAGAAACTATCGAAGGTTTATCCCTGATCCGAATTCAACTCAACTGGGGACAAAAACCTGAAATTGTATCCTTAGACCTCAGAGAAAGATTGGATAAACTTAGATCTTTTTTACCTGAGAATAGTCTCCGCTCTATTATTTCTCGATTGAGTTCTAATGATAGACCAGTTCTGGAGCTAATCATAGTTCCAAATCAAGAATTCAAGGAACTACGTTACTTGATAGAAAGCAACTGGAAGCCCGGCTTAGAACGCATTGATGGAGTAGCTCTTGTGGATATTAAAGGAGGACATAAAAAAGAAATTCAAATTAAAATAGATCCAAGGCTGATGTCGTCTTATGGTTTAAACCCGGAGGATATACAGGAATCTATACTTAAAGAAAACCAATCTGTTCCGGCAGGCTATCTGGAACAGGGCGAAAGAAGTATCTTAGTTCGAACGGGTTCTTCTTTTACAAAAATAGATGATCTGGAAAATGTACTTATATCGAGAAGAAATGAAGAAAGGGGAGTAAGTTTAAAAGAGTTTTCTGCAATAACAGATTCCTATAAAAAAAACGATTTGGCTATATTATACTCAAAGAAAAATGTAATTTCTCTTTCTATCTATAAAGAAGCTGAAAGCAATACAATAGAAACTGTTACTCATGTTTTAGATTATATCAACTCGCTGAAGCAAAAGAATAATGAGTATAAAATAATATATTTATATAATGAAGCCGAAGAAATACAAAATAGCTTCATAAACCTGAGCCTTGAACTGGGTATTGGTTCCTGTTTAGCTTTTATATCTCTGCTTTTTTTCTTAAAAAACATCAGAGCCTCCTTTCTACTCATTTCGATGATTCCTTTAAGTATCTTCTCTACATTCTTTTTCATGAAAGTGTTTGGCCTCAGCCTTAATGTAATGAGTCTCGGAGGATTATCCTTAGGGATAGGTATGTTAATCGATTCCGGAAATGTAGTATTAAATTCTATGGAAACATTTAAGAAAGAAGGAAAAAGCTATTTACAGTCTGCCTTTCTTGGCACAGAAGCAGTCAATTCTTCTGTTATTTCCGCAGTATCCAGTACCCTGATAGTATTCATCCCTATTTTATTTTTAGATGGAATCACAGGAATCGTATTCAAAGAAACAGCAATTACGGTTAGCATTTCACTTACATTTAGTCTGTTTATTGCCTTAAGTCTTTTACCGGCCCTTTATGGTATCCTGAAAGAAAAAGATTTAGAAGTTCAAATCCAGAGAAATCCGAAATATGAAATTATATATTTAAGAATATATGAATATTTCTATCAGCATAAAACTCTATTTTTCATAGGAAATCTATTAATTCTCTTTATAAGCTTCCTATTACTCTTTCGAATTCCTCTTTCATTATTACCGGAAAGTTCAAGCGGAAGAATCATTATTGAAGTAAGCAATTTTAAAGGAAAAAGCTTAGAATCAAGCATAAACTTATCACTTAAAATTAGCAAAGAACTTGAAAAGATTGAAGGTCTCAAACATATCGTTGCATTCGTTGGTAAAGAAGAAAGTCTCATTTCAAATATCAGGGGAGAAGTAAACAGAGGTCCCGAAAATATTCAGTTTCTAATTTTGCCGGAAAATAATATGAATCTCCTTAATAAAATAAAGGAGATTAAAGAAAAATTAAAATTTTTCCCGGAAATAGCAGTAAAAGTAAAAAAGGAAGTAGATACATTTTCCCGTCTCTTAAGTTCAGATGATAAGCGTATTTGCCTTGAACTTTATGGTGAAAATCGTAATAGACTTATTGAATATTCTAATACTTTACATATAGCTCTATTAGAATTACAATCTATTGAAAATATTGAAATTCCCTCACTTGAAAAAAAAGAGGAACATCATATCATTTTTGATTTAGAAAAGATGTCATCTTACGGACTGAGTGCAGATAAATTGGCTTCTTTTTTTAAAACCGGAGTTGAAGGTATTTTAGCAGGTAAAATGAAACAGGAAGAAGAAAGTAGAGATATTCGCCTTATCATAAATAACCATAATCTGGAGGATCTCCTTTCACGATCTATAATCAATACAGAGGGAAAGTTGATTCCTATCTCCGGATTTACTAAAATACAAAATTCAGATTCTTTTAAATCTTTGGAAAGAAAAGGAAATCGTCCACTTTTGAAAATATTTATTGAGATACATAAAAGTTCATTAGATGAGCTAAAAAGTTTAATTAAAAACTTTCCTTTAGAAAATACTTATTCACTTAAAATTTCAGGTGAAAAAGAAAGTATGGATGAATCATTTCAGGAATTGAGTATTGCCCTGATCCTTTCCTGCATTTTTATTCTCTTTCTTCTAAGTTCACAATTTGAATCCCTACGTCTCGGAATATTATTGTTTTCATTAATACCTTTTGTCTTACCCGGAATAGTCTTTGCTCTTCTAATGAGCGGTAAAAGTTTAAATATATCTTCTTTTACAGGTATTATTCTTTTACTTGGTATAGTTGTGGATAATTCTGTTTTATTTTATGAATACTATTCTCATGAATTAAAAGCAAGTAATACTACTCATGCTGAAGGAGCAAGAAAAGCAGGGATCAATATTCTTCGACCCATTCTTATGAATTATTCAAGCACAATTGCAGCTTTACTTCCCCTTGCCTTAGAATTGGGAAAGGGAACGGAATTTCAATCTCCCCTGGCTATTACCGTAATAGGAGGATTGTTTGCCTGCGGAAGTCTATCTCTATTATTTTTACCTTTGCTCTTCAGTTCAAAGAGAATACAATGAAGAATAAACTTGGTTTTAAGTTACTATGTCTTTCCTGTATACTCTGCGGATTATTCGTCTTACCCAGGATAAGATTTAAACTCGAACACGGAAAAGAAAATAGAAATATTGAAATAGAAACCAGGTATAGATCAGCAGGACCCGAACGTGTAGAGGAAGAAATTAGTATCCCCTTAGAGAGAGAATTATCGAAACTTGCGGGTATTCAAGAAATATATAGTATTTCAGAAGGAGACAAATCGAGAATCTATATAAATTTGAATCCGAATATAAACCTTCAAACTTTCAAAATTCAAGCCGGAGATGCGATTGAAAAAGTTTCCGCTTTTTTTCCTAAAGAGATATCCAGGCCTTCTATCAATGGTGGAAAAAAGGATCGTGAACCTTTTTTGATATTTACTCTTCCGGAACAGGAAAAAGAAAGAGCACAGAAACTAAAGAAGAAGCTTGAAGAACTAGATGGAATTACAGAAATCATTCTTGCTGGAAATGAAAAAGAAGAATTTCGTATAGAATGTGATGTTTCCCTTATGCATTCTTATGGATATTCCTACTCTGATATATTTCAACAATTCCAAAAAGAACACAGTCGCAGTATAGCCGGAAAGCTTAAAGTAGGAGATACAATAAAAACAGTTTTATTGAATAATCGTTTTGAAAATATAAAGGATTTGCAGAACATATTTTTATTACCCAAAAACAGTACGGCCATAAATAGCATAAATAATATTTCTAATATTTTAAAAGTAGAGCGACGTGCTGAAAGCTATGCTAAAACAAATGGAAAAGAAAGCCTTTCTTTTTATATTTATTCAACAGAAGAAGAGAATCCTTATTTCTTGTCTCAAAAGATTTTTAATATATTGCATTACCATTCCATCAAATATCATGTATTTTATGACAAAGGAGAATTATATTATGTATCTTATATACGCATCATATCCCTAATAACTCTCTGCTATTTTATACAATTCTTTTATTCGATTAAAAATAATAATTTTAAAAGATTTTTAAGCAGAACTTTTTATGAAAGCACAGCTTTAAGTCTTATTGTTATATTCTTATATTTATTTAAAATAGCATTCGAATTATACACTATAATTAATATTTCTTGTAGTTTAATTATATTCCAATTCATATCTTTTTCTATAGACAGGAAATCTCGTATACTTTTTATATCACAGGCCTTAAATCTATTTATTTTTTTATATATGGATTGTGGAGATAATTCTGCCTATACTTTCTTAGTTCCTTCATTTCTTTTTAATCTGTTATTGTATTCTTTCTCTCAGTCAAAGGAAAAAAAAATAGGAATATTAAAGAAACATAATTATTTTTATTCTTTCAAAACACTCTCTTTAGTTTTTAGTATACTTTTTCTTTTTTCCTACTCTAATAGAACTGCTTTTACTCTTCCGGAAATGGAAGAGGACAAAATATACTTTACTTTTGAATTTCCTTCAGGTACTTCCCTTCTGGAAACTCGCAAGAAAGCAGAAATATTAGAGAATCGAATCATGACTATGTATCATAGCTCCAACATAACACTTCGTATAGAAAAAGGAAAAGCTCATTTTTATATAGATATACTTAATATTTCGAATAGATCAACTTTTGAAACGACTGTTCATGAACTATCAAAAGATCTACAACCAGCATTTGCTTATTTTCCGGGTAAAGATGGTGCACAAAGAGAGAATGAAATATATCTGGATCTATACGGTCAGAATATACAAATCTTGAGAAAACTTTCAAAAAATATTAGCCTTCTTTTAAAAGCTGATTCTAATATTACTAATATTTTATTTCATTTTGGAAAACCGGCTCCGGAATATAAGGTTGAAAAGGAAATAGAAAAATTAAAGTATTCTTCAAACGCTTTAGACATCGGAAATTTCCTGCGTTTCGCAAAAGAGGGAATTATTATAGGTAAAATAATTTCGAATGAAGAAGAACACGATCTTCGGCTGGTTTCTTCGAGGCAATCCCTTCCTGAGAAAAAAGATTTGTTAGAAGAAAATCTTCTATTAAACGAAAAGGAAATAAATCTTGCAGATATAGCCAGTATAGAAGAGTTGTATACAGAAACAAGCATTAGCCGGAGAAATAAAAAAAGAAGTCTAAGAATGAGTCTCTATTTAAAAAACAGGAACGATAATACAGTGAACTTAAAAAATAAATTACAGGCTTATATAAAACTTCCCCATGATTATGAGATAAAAATAAAATCTAAGAACTCGGTAAATTTGGACAATAGATACCTTTTTGTTTTATATCCCTTATTTACATTTATCTTATTTCTCATATATACCAATAATCTAAAGAGAGCCTTAAGTTATAGTCTATTTAGTTTATGTATTTTTTATTTACTTTTTAATTTACTTATTTTATTAAAATTGAACTTCCATCCGGGATATTACCCTATCTTCAGCTTCTTTTGCAATCCGGGTGCTTTTATTATTTTTTTAGGAATAAAATCTCTAAAAGAGTTGATTTTTTTTGGAAGTAAATATATGAGAATATAAGGAGATATTTTATGAAGAAATTTAAACTACTTTTACTTATAGCCTCAATATCCTTATTCATTTCCTGTGCAATGACAGGCGTTCAATCAAAAACCTCACCAGGTTCCTTGTTTACTATGGTTACTGAGCCGGTTTCAAATAGTGGAGCTGTTGCCGGTCCTAAAAGAGGAGAGGCATGCACTACCAATATTTTAGGTATTGCTGCAATTGGTGACGCTTCCATTTCTACAGCAAGGCAATCTGGTGGTATAACTAAAGTAGCAACAGTAGACAATAAATACTTCAATGTACTTTTTCTTTTCGGTCAGTACTGCACAATAGTAACCGGAGAATAATTTTTCAAGACTCAAATGAAGAATTTCTACAATTCTTTATTTGAGTTTTTTATTATATACTTAAGAAACTTTGAAATTTTCTCAGCCGGAATAGGAACTCTAAAGTAATGATCATTTCTCCATAACGGGAAGTTAATTGAATTTTTAATTATAGTATCACCAAGAAGATTCATTCCCTCATTAGGTCCGTATTTACTTAATAAATTATAATAAGGTCGAGCCCTTGAGCTTATCATTGTATTAGTTGGAACTCCAATAATATTGATTACTTTTATTTTCTTGGGGATTACAATACTATTAAAGTACTCAGGATTGTATTTTATAGATAAAAGTCCATTCCAATTGTATGCATTCATTAAGAAATATAACTTTGCTTTAAAATTTGCTAAATAATTATTAGATAATTCATCCACTATCAAAGTTCCCTTATTTATTCCTCCGATATTTATCCATCCAATAATTTTTTGCATATTTTCCTTACACATATTAATAGATTCTAAAAAATCAGTACTTCCTTTACTTGCGGATACTATTATTAATTTAGAATATTCATTGGGTCTCTTTAAGAAATTACAAAGTATAGAAGCATTTTCATATATTGTTCCGGTTTGCTGTGTATTCAACACATTGCTATCTATACCCAGTTTTAAAGCTATATTTCTGATACCTTTCGCCGTGCTATCGACAGAATCATGATCCTGATAAAACATTCCGGGAAGGACCAATAGTAATACTTTCTGAGTTTTAATATTTTCAGCTTCATGATTGCTCTGCTTTTCTTTTAAATATTCAAACAAAAATTTAGTTTCAAGGACAGCTCGGTGATAAAACACAGCACTTGCTTTATCAATCCCCTCTTCGCGCATAATTCTAAATAGGGCTTTATTATCTAAACTATTTAAATTAGTAAAAGATTTATACTTCTCCGCCCATTGTAATAAATTCCTCTCATCATCACAAATGGACTCTATATAAAACTCTTCACCCGAACATTTTATTTTCTGATGAGTTTCTGAAATAACACTTGTTTTACAATTAATAAAAATTAAGAAAAATATAAAAAGTATAAATTTCAAATGAAATATCATTTTACTCCATCAAAATAATATTTAAATTTTTACTTTTAATAGTAATAACAAAGCATAGATTATAATTAGCAAAAATGTAATTCCGTAAAAAACAAAAAGAGTTTCCGAAAACATAATCCGAATCACACCCGGAACATCTTTTATAAATCTGCCGACGTTCATATCAAACATGAGCTTATTCGATCTGGGCCTTTCATCTATAACCCAGTTATAAAGTTTTCTAAATAACCTTTCCTGCTTCAAAAAATATGCATCTAATATCCAAAATATTAATAGAGGTATAATACTTAATACAAGCTTAGGAATATCCATTTCTCCGCCTCTGCCGAGAACTACAGTTCCCATAACCAGGGTAATCATCCAACCCTTTACCAGAAAAGAATTCGCTGCCATCCTTTTTATTATATCCTGAATTAGATCAATTTCTTTCTTGAACAAATCATTGTCCATTTTATATTCAGAATCTTCCATCCTAAAACCCCCCTTTATTAACTTTGCGCCTTCCCATACCCATAAATAAAGGAAGGCACAATAAAGCCATAGATCATTTTTTCTTTGGTAGGATAACTTTTTTGCCAAGTTGCTTCTTTTCAACTTCCGGCTGTTGGGTAATATGTCGGTAGCATCTTTCAAACCCGGTACCACCAAACTCAAATTTATCCAGAACGTAGAAAGTATTGGAACCTAAAAATATAGGGATATATTTTTGATCATCCGGATTAAAAAGCACGGGGATAAATTTATTGTTCCTGGTATTGCTGTTGTAGATAATATTTGTTATTACCGCTCCTTCCCAGGTAACACCTTTTCCCTTTCCGGCTTCTTCGTGTCCCATGGCTCTTCTGTGGTAGGTTTCGGTACAAACCATAAGAACATAGTCAGCCTGCTCTACCTGATTGATCATCCACTTCGCCCAACCTTCTTCCGGAGAAGTTTCAAACTGATCCAGAGCACAATCCACACCCGAATCCCTGAGTGTCTGGGCTAATTCCAGCATCTTCTCCTTGTGTTCTTCACTGTCCCAGCTATAGCTGATAAACGTCTTGGGTATTTTTTCTTCTTCTGCCATTCTTCAGATTCCTTTATGAGACTTCGATTAAAAGTCCGTATTCATAGTATTGCCTATTGACATTAGCAATTTAATTCTAGAAAATGTCAAGAGCTAAATTTTCACCTATTTTTTGATTTCAGGAGTCTTTTGAAAAAATGAATCAAAACTCCAGCAATATAAATTTATTGTATTTTTCGAATTGTGTGATTTGCTCTATCGGCTATATAGATAATTCCTCCATTGATTACAATTCCAGACGGAGAATTAAAAGTGGCATCTGTGTTGATTCCATCACCACTTCCGGGAGTACCGGCACTTCCAGCAAGGGTAGTAACCTCTTCTGTGGATAAATCAATTACTCGTATTAAATGGTTATCCGTATCAGCCACATAAAGATTGGTTCCATCTGTTGTTATTCCAAATGGAAAATTAAAAGTGGCAGCGGTGCCGGTTCCATCATCAATTCCGGGAGTACCAGCACTTCCGGCAAAAGTTGTAACTTCTCCTGTGGATAAAACTATTTTTCTTATTGTATGGTTACTCGTATCGGCCACATAAAGATTGGTTCCATCTGTCGTTATTCCAGATGGAGAATTAAAAGTGGCAGCTGTGCCGATTCCATCATCAATTCCGGGAGTGTTAATAGATCCCAAAATACTCTGGTTTGATCCAAATTTATCAATTACAAGTATTATATGATTACCCGCAATTGCTACATAAAGATTGGTTCCATCTGTTGTTATCCCTCGAGGAT is part of the Leptospiraceae bacterium genome and encodes:
- a CDS encoding efflux RND transporter permease subunit, producing MRLFQKFLIKRPISTSALFLSFVILGLISLTKLEIRLLPALDLPSITVVTGMPGYAADEVESLVSKPIIETLSSVPGIKNIYSETIEGLSLIRIQLNWGQKPEIVSLDLRERLDKLRSFLPENSLRSIISRLSSNDRPVLELIIVPNQEFKELRYLIESNWKPGLERIDGVALVDIKGGHKKEIQIKIDPRLMSSYGLNPEDIQESILKENQSVPAGYLEQGERSILVRTGSSFTKIDDLENVLISRRNEERGVSLKEFSAITDSYKKNDLAILYSKKNVISLSIYKEAESNTIETVTHVLDYINSLKQKNNEYKIIYLYNEAEEIQNSFINLSLELGIGSCLAFISLLFFLKNIRASFLLISMIPLSIFSTFFFMKVFGLSLNVMSLGGLSLGIGMLIDSGNVVLNSMETFKKEGKSYLQSAFLGTEAVNSSVISAVSSTLIVFIPILFLDGITGIVFKETAITVSISLTFSLFIALSLLPALYGILKEKDLEVQIQRNPKYEIIYLRIYEYFYQHKTLFFIGNLLILFISFLLLFRIPLSLLPESSSGRIIIEVSNFKGKSLESSINLSLKISKELEKIEGLKHIVAFVGKEESLISNIRGEVNRGPENIQFLILPENNMNLLNKIKEIKEKLKFFPEIAVKVKKEVDTFSRLLSSDDKRICLELYGENRNRLIEYSNTLHIALLELQSIENIEIPSLEKKEEHHIIFDLEKMSSYGLSADKLASFFKTGVEGILAGKMKQEEESRDIRLIINNHNLEDLLSRSIINTEGKLIPISGFTKIQNSDSFKSLERKGNRPLLKIFIEIHKSSLDELKSLIKNFPLENTYSLKISGEKESMDESFQELSIALILSCIFILFLLSSQFESLRLGILLFSLIPFVLPGIVFALLMSGKSLNISSFTGIILLLGIVVDNSVLFYEYYSHELKASNTTHAEGARKAGINILRPILMNYSSTIAALLPLALELGKGTEFQSPLAITVIGGLFACGSLSLLFLPLLFSSKRIQ
- a CDS encoding TIR domain-containing protein, translating into MAEEEKIPKTFISYSWDSEEHKEKMLELAQTLRDSGVDCALDQFETSPEEGWAKWMINQVEQADYVLMVCTETYHRRAMGHEEAGKGKGVTWEGAVITNIIYNSNTRNNKFIPVLFNPDDQKYIPIFLGSNTFYVLDKFEFGGTGFERCYRHITQQPEVEKKQLGKKVILPKKK
- a CDS encoding tetratricopeptide repeat protein — protein: MKILYIVLLFLLSFCGTATVDLHSKMELAKSYITEHKLEEAIKVYNSILIVNSQFRPALIHKGKALFYLGKYEESKSTFSKAYKLNIADLYAAFWMYKAEFADGKGDKDLKKHLYALSELNISNLELLYQRAKLSEEDGGVQEALEMYQKALDEEPQLILIYLRLYSHYKKAGMNMKALEFYEKAVLLSKNYPSLYNKIVEVKNKLK
- a CDS encoding efflux RND transporter permease subunit; protein product: MKNKLGFKLLCLSCILCGLFVLPRIRFKLEHGKENRNIEIETRYRSAGPERVEEEISIPLERELSKLAGIQEIYSISEGDKSRIYINLNPNINLQTFKIQAGDAIEKVSAFFPKEISRPSINGGKKDREPFLIFTLPEQEKERAQKLKKKLEELDGITEIILAGNEKEEFRIECDVSLMHSYGYSYSDIFQQFQKEHSRSIAGKLKVGDTIKTVLLNNRFENIKDLQNIFLLPKNSTAINSINNISNILKVERRAESYAKTNGKESLSFYIYSTEEENPYFLSQKIFNILHYHSIKYHVFYDKGELYYVSYIRIISLITLCYFIQFFYSIKNNNFKRFLSRTFYESTALSLIVIFLYLFKIAFELYTIINISCSLIIFQFISFSIDRKSRILFISQALNLFIFLYMDCGDNSAYTFLVPSFLFNLLLYSFSQSKEKKIGILKKHNYFYSFKTLSLVFSILFLFSYSNRTAFTLPEMEEDKIYFTFEFPSGTSLLETRKKAEILENRIMTMYHSSNITLRIEKGKAHFYIDILNISNRSTFETTVHELSKDLQPAFAYFPGKDGAQRENEIYLDLYGQNIQILRKLSKNISLLLKADSNITNILFHFGKPAPEYKVEKEIEKLKYSSNALDIGNFLRFAKEGIIIGKIISNEEEHDLRLVSSRQSLPEKKDLLEENLLLNEKEINLADIASIEELYTETSISRRNKKRSLRMSLYLKNRNDNTVNLKNKLQAYIKLPHDYEIKIKSKNSVNLDNRYLFVLYPLFTFILFLIYTNNLKRALSYSLFSLCIFYLLFNLLILLKLNFHPGYYPIFSFFCNPGAFIIFLGIKSLKELIFFGSKYMRI
- a CDS encoding efflux RND transporter periplasmic adaptor subunit, encoding MKLIELSINKLNELPLRKRRMAKVFYLKSLKKIKRINVKSIILLGIIYILYTSTSSMPFYKKYINSFFYKNTSTKDIRKVKVKTEEINAKELRYEVQTYGKILPTEKVDISSRIRSYITKIYVKEGDVVKKGQILVSLNPSSLQLDLKKMQAKKESMKASLALSTAKYEKAKKLAEIKLLEIDNKLVHLKEVKVELDKTKGTYLAKTRLLNAGGVSREEHATVKLLLASIEAKYILAKNDLEMAKIGYRKKDLQTENKNIEDFIRLNTESEKAEVELAKANLKMTEIECLAIIDLLKDAEILSPIEAVVESINKNVGELHEGSGNAGRSAILNLLGIQEVYASVPVREADLKEFGKEAELVFSLDAYPGKTFSSDLSIINPVVDPKNHSYEVKALIKNSKLELRPGMFLRARLISKQKSAKILIPQSALIPSSDKRFYVYLIKHKTAYKQFVTKGKEYGNSIEIIEGLKPKDLIAIDNLSELSEGIEIE